A genomic segment from Aspergillus puulaauensis MK2 DNA, chromosome 1, nearly complete sequence encodes:
- a CDS encoding bifunctional C97 family peptidase/thioredoxin family protein (COG:O;~EggNog:ENOG410PHTV;~InterPro:IPR011989,IPR017937,IPR008580,IPR013535, IPR036249,IPR042266,IPR013766;~MEROPS:MER0323972;~PFAM:PF00085,PF08324,PF05903), whose translation MDIELYVYDLSQGMARMYSMALTGTQIDAVYHTSLVFNNVEYYFGQGIQTALPGSTHHGQPMEKVRMGKSELPFEVIEEYLQSLSSVYTPESYDLFLHNCNNFTQDLSMFLVGKSIPEHIRNLPETFLRTPLGQMLKPQLEGALRGVTQAPGPGLPGPSARPAARPAARPAAVQSQNKVRVVTNLSELETQLSSASKSCAVIFFTSATCPPCKMMYPLYDELAEEAGPRAILIKVDTSIAQDVGMRYSIRATPTFMTLLRGEQLDQWSGADAGKLRGNVRLLLEMAHPSHRHRELRLPSFQRTITNYVMYKKTPPLEKLVQKLKPHDQDATLLSIIDFIKRRTESAADTPLPADLPHFAPYLTQTFQSLPIENRFALVDLARLLFIDPRVAGYFAEDTAHTLLLTLFTLDESSESSTPYNLRIVTVQLACNLFSTPLYTHHLSSPTNPLRPTLLSLLTSTLLDTHSNLRVVAASLAYNLAAINHNARFTTTTTTNQDAGAEPLTEEEQVALTASVAEALTQETSSAEALHGLLFALGLLVYEAPDDGAVLDLCRALGVKDVVDGKKGVEGVKGDSLFKEVGGELLGRGL comes from the exons ATGGATATAGAGCTGTATGTATATGACCTGTCCCAG GGAATGGCACGAATG TATTCGATGGCCTTGACTGGGACGCAGATCGATGCGGTGTATCACACATCCTTAGTCTTCAATAACGTTGAGTACTACTTCGGCCAGGGCATTCAGACTGCTCTTCCTGGTAGCACACATCATGGACAACCCATGGAGAAAGTCCGTATGGGCAAGAGCGAGCTCCCATTCGAAGTGATAGAGGAGTATCTGCAATCGCTGAGCTCCGTCTATACTCCAGAG TCCTACGATCTCTTCCTGCATAACTGCAACAACTTCACTCAAGATTTGTCCATGTTCCTTGTCGGGAAGAGTATCCCCGAGCATATTAGGAACCTGCCTGAGACTTTCCTACGCACGCCACTAGGTCAGATGCTGAAGCCCCAGCTTGAGGGTGCCCTGCGTGGGGTAACGCAGGCCCCAGGGCCAGGTCTGCCAGGGCCTTCTGCACGGCCTGCTGCACGGCCTGCTGCAcggcctgctgctgtccagtcCCAAAATAAGGTCCGTGTGGTGACCAACTTGAGCGAGCTGGAGACACAACTGTCTTCCGCTTCGAAGTCTTGTGCGGTCATATTCTTCACCTCGGCGACTTGCCCTCCGTGCAAGATGATGTACCCGTTGTACGATGAGCTcgctgaggaggctggccCTCGGGCTATCCTCATCAAGGTGGACACCAGTATTGCCCAGGACGTCGGCATGCGGTACAGCATACGCGCAACACCTACCTTCATGACCCTCCTACGAGGTGAGCAACTCGATCAATGGAGCGGAGCGGATGCCGGCAAGCTACGTGGTAACGTCCGGCTCCTTCTCGAGATGGCACACCCTTCGCACCGACACCGCGAGCTTCGCCTGCCCAGCTTCCAGcgcaccatcaccaactACGTCATGTACAAGAAGACTCCTCCGCTTGAGAAGCTCGTCCAGAAGCTCAAACCACACGACCAAGAcgccaccctcctctccattATCGACTTCATCAAGCGTCGCACCGAGTCCGCAGCAGACACCCCATTACCAGCAGACCTACCTCACTTCGCACCCTACCTGACGCAAACCTTCCAGTCTCTCCCGATAGAGAACCGCTtcgccctcgtcgacctcgcccgactcctcttcatcgacccTCGCGTGGCAGGCTACTTCGCCGAAGACACAGCCcacactctcctcctcaccctcttcaccctcgacGAGTCCTCCGAATCCAGCACCCCCTACAACCTCCGCATCGTCACCGTCCAACTCGCCTGCAATCTCTTCTCAACCCCCCTCTACACCCACCatctctcctccccaaccAACCCGCTCCGCccaaccctcctctccctcttaacatccaccctcctcgacaCGCACAGCAACCTCCGCGTCGTCGCCGCCTCTCTAGCCTACAACCTCGCCGCAATAAACCACAACGCCCGATtcacgaccaccaccaccaccaaccaagACGCCGGCGCCGAACCCCtaacagaagaagaacaagtCGCGCTAACAGCCTCGGTCGCCGAAGCGCTTACACAGGAAACAAGTAGCGCCGAGGCCCTGCACGGGCTGCTCTTCGCTCTAGGCCTTCTCGTCTACGAGGCGCCTGACGACGGCGCAGTGCTAGACCTTTGTCGCGCGCTAGGTGTGAAAGATGTCGTAGACGGCAAGAAGGGCGTTGAGGGTGTTAAAGGCGATTCTTTGTTCAAGGAGGTTGGGGGTGAGTTATTGGGGAGGGGGCTGTAG
- a CDS encoding uncharacterized protein (COG:S;~EggNog:ENOG410PU5X): MVYPFQPWSRDQSSIRSSISEASSSNHHVYFDMSFGSTYSPLASSIPPPPPPSPNDDLLDINPQKCSFSSNSTNNACAFPSWPNRPSLISCDSEGSSASAYLSDEDLFPGGPITPEPVIDEESAAIDPRMGGSSLTTEQQVQMLRMAAEEEAQRSRFLAQVQAHAKAQQALRVAQLVASEKESNKRTKKRKPVVAEKKRRTASSSKGIVYRT, encoded by the coding sequence ATGGTGTACCCATTCCAGCCCTGGAGCAGGGACCAGTCCAGCATACGCTCCTCCATCAGCGAGGCTAGCTCCAGCAACCACCATGTCTACTTTGACATGAGCTTCGGCAGCACATACTCTCCGCTGGCGAGCAGcatcccgccgccgccaccaccttCACCAAACGACgacctcctcgacatcaaCCCCCAGAAGTGCTCGTTCTCATCCAACTCGACCAACAACGCCTGTGCTTTCCCCTCATGGCCTAACCGCCCCTCGCTTATCAGCTGCGATTCAGAGGGCTCCTCGGCTAGCGCCTACCTTTCTGACGAGGACCTGTTCCCTGGTGGACCCATCACCCCAGAGCCGGTTATTGACGAGGAGTCCGCAGCCATCGATCCGCGCATGGGAGGCAGCAGCTTGACCACCGAGCAGCAGGTTCAAATGCTGCGCATGgcagccgaggaggaggcccaGCGATCACGCTTCCTCGCCCAGGTCCAGGCCCACGCCAAAGCCCAGCAGGCACTGCGCGTCGCTCAGCTAGTAGCCAGCGAGAAGGAAAGCAACAAGCGCacgaagaagcgcaagcccGTGGtcgccgagaagaagcgccgCACCGCCTCGTCTTCCAAGGGCATTGTCTACCGCACTTAG